One Triticum dicoccoides isolate Atlit2015 ecotype Zavitan chromosome 3B, WEW_v2.0, whole genome shotgun sequence genomic window, ATAAAAGAGTATCTGACAAATAACATTCGACGTTAGTATAAGCACTCGGCTACGAATGACTTTTTCTTGTAGTGGGATGGACGCCAGTGGCGGCAAAGCATCCGACTAGTGCGTGTGTGCCAAGTCGTTTCTCCTTCCACCCTTTGCTCTAGCTATGCACAGCCGTGGCAAATGGCGGCACCAAGAGGAGTTCTAGGGCCCATAATTTGGCAAAACCGGTCGTCCAACTCTGCTCTAACGCTCTATTATCAGTTCTTCCGCCCTTGATCGTCGAGGTTCTCGCACCCATCTGGTAGGCCGAACTCTACACTCGGGAAGTGGAGCTCCACGAGCTGAACCGCCAGGCCCGCCGCCTCCACCTCAGCGGCGAAGCCTTCCAACCTAGCGGCGTTGACCGGCGTGGTGATGAAGCTGACCTGCGCGCCATGCTCTGCCAGCAGGCGTGCCATGTCGGTCATGGGGATTGTATGGCCCTGAGCCATCATCGGCACCAGCACGAAGTGCGCCCTCGCGGAGCCGCTCTGGCCGTCGCTGCTGCCGGCGAAGGCCATGGCCGGCAAAAGTGCTAGTGGAGTCTTtcaagctgggaggacttggaagcggTGCAATGGCAACCGTAGTGTACATATAGCACCTGATGCTATATCTTCCTAAGTTGAGTTGACGAGCTGACGAGCGAATGGGCGCAGCGCAGCAGCAGTGTTACAACTTGGTCACCTCTTACTAGTGACGCATGCTCTCACGTCATTCATGGACTCCTAGTCAGCCATGTGGATGAGAATCTTCTTCACTTCTGAACCATCAGAAAGGGGGCATCCAGGCGGTCCGATCGGACATCGGATGGCTCAGATTACACCCTGCTACTGCACAAAGACGAGTCATTTTTGCATGATTTGGACGCCATTCAACTCTGATGCTGACTTGCTGTATATGCATGGTGCTCCTCAGCTCTCAAGCCTCTGAAGGCAGAGCCAGCCAATAATATCATAGTGCAAAACAGTATAAAAAAAGGGGACCATTTGGCGGCATAATTTTATGGAAGAAAATCTCTAATCACCCACGGCAGAGCCCAAAGAGGTACAACAGCAAAGCTTCCTCCTTCTCGGAATGAAGGATTCAGCGGACAAGTGCGTGTGTGCCAAGTCGTTTCTCCTCCACCCTTTGCGCAGCCGGGTTTAGAGGCCGGAGGAGTTCTAGGGCCTATAATTTGGCAAAACCGGTCATACTCTGCTCTAATGCTCTATCAGTTCTTCCGCCCTTGATGATGACATATACgtacaattttttttagaaaaggaggaggagccccgacctctCATCTGGGTGATGCATgtgaccactttattaattattctcacaagaccttacaaagtcatacaacagtaagactaaagctaccgtctaagcaacaactatTGTTACTCCTattcagttgatgaaggggcgctgatagtctgggcctaataccaaacagacatcgcagccaaacctaaacatctaagacctgaggtcctaaCCATGACGCCTgacgggtatggggcacctaccagtccggcgcactcctcaaccaggacgcctgccgggtatgaggccgccgcagccacctgccactagtccatcttcagagctatactgttgcatctaccgtgtcaggtctctctgccatcgacgccaccacgacaccTGACatcgtcgtcctcctgcgcgagtccatcctctcACATCGAACTCCGAATCTACATTGCGCCATGCCGTCGAGATCCATCGCCATCAATGTGTAGGataaagcaccgctccaccaaagatgtCGTCCGCTGCTCCCGCAAAGccgagtgcacctccaagaatgccgTCCCCAAGGGGTAACGATACGTGCTTGCCgccaaccactactaggaaaaagcctatacacagaatcttagcagcagcgcgctttaaaataaggcgctgctagCAGTAGCGCGCGCAAATATAACTCGATGCTGAAATAAATATAGCAATAGCGTGCCTGCtctaagacgcgctactgctataattcccacgaggccgccgtgaggctagttctagcagcaacgc contains:
- the LOC119281010 gene encoding UDP-glycosyltransferase 73C4-like, translated to MAFAGSSDGQSGSARAHFVLVPMMAQGHTIPMTDMARLLAEHGAQVSFITTPVNAARLEGFAAEVEAAGLAVQLVELHFPSVEFGLPDGCENLDDQGRKN